The genomic region AAAACTATTGACATATAATTTAATTTGAATTATAATGCAAGATACAAACAAATTGTATTATTATACAGAAAATGGAAACTATAAAAGAACAATCCGGCGGATGTGTTAATATAGTGGATGTGTGGGTTTTATGAGTGCTGAAATACGCATAGATAGAGGAGAAGTCATGTCTACACCCCCGCACTTTTGGAAGGGTTTTATGGTAATTCTTTAAGTTTTGATTATCAATTTAAATTATTCCGGGCTCAACTTCTCCAATAATGTCAGAAGATATATTAGATAATGGCAGGATCAGCTTGCCTCACTAATGCCGGTATTTTCGGCATTGTTTCAGCTATAGAAAAACAGGATGGTGTTAAGTAACCATGAAAAATGCATATGTTGTATACCCAAATGATTTAGAAGAAGTTGTTGCCGAAATTAAAAAAACCGGAGCCCATATTGATGAAATTAATATAATGAAGTGGAAAGCAAGGCATTTCCTTATAATGATAGAGAATGCATCTTCAGTGGCTGCAAATATCATTAAACAGGAAATGTTGTCTATGGGCGGAGAAGCCGCCATACATAAAGATATTTACTTTAACAAAATTGATTCTTCAAATGTTTTACTGATGGGAACAATATCTCAATACCGGAAGCTGCTTTCAAGATTGCGTATTCAGCCATATTTTTTGAAAGAAGAAACACAAGCACTTGAAAAGGTTATTCTTCAACTTCAGGAATCAAATAATTGCGTATTTCGTGCAGGTAAGTACTTGTTTCCTCTTAAACGCAAAGTGTATATTGTCGGTATTCTGAATGTCACACCCGATTCATTTTTTGACGGCGGAAAATATATGAACTTAGAAGCTGCCATAAATCGTGCAAAAGAAATGGTAAGTCAGGGAGCAGATATTATTGAGGTAGGGGGTCAGTCTTTTGCTCCAGGATATACTGAGGTAAGCCAGGAGGAAGAATTAAACAGAGTTATTCCTGTAATAAA from Thermoclostridium stercorarium subsp. stercorarium DSM 8532 harbors:
- the folP gene encoding dihydropteroate synthase, translating into MKNAYVVYPNDLEEVVAEIKKTGAHIDEINIMKWKARHFLIMIENASSVAANIIKQEMLSMGGEAAIHKDIYFNKIDSSNVLLMGTISQYRKLLSRLRIQPYFLKEETQALEKVILQLQESNNCVFRAGKYLFPLKRKVYIVGILNVTPDSFFDGGKYMNLEAAINRAKEMVSQGADIIEVGGQSFAPGYTEVSQEEELNRVIPVIKALAKEVDVPVSVDTVKLAVAEEALKNGCSIVNDSCGLQKYPEIADLVAKYNAGLVIMHNATNNRYNDIIGDIIKFLRNSVDTAIRAGVSKENIIVDPGIGATFGKSADQQFEILKRFRELTILGFPVMLAISRKSFIKNYLKAESSDEILPATLAATAYGISQGVKFVRAHDISETIQTVKIINRILNNYVED